In Leptolyngbya sp. 'hensonii', the following proteins share a genomic window:
- the minE gene encoding cell division topological specificity factor MinE yields the protein MIIELLERLFPRWSHDSSREDVKRRLKLVLANDRTEMNPAIVAQMQAEILELVSRYVEVDTERLEFSLENRQRATTIIANLPIRRIKPEPEPQNEVELDPLNAIQLDLRLTEAELDGEPLNLQFSENSPEGSISEEIEQ from the coding sequence ATGATTATTGAATTGCTAGAGAGACTGTTTCCCCGCTGGAGTCATGATTCCAGCCGTGAGGATGTGAAGCGTCGCCTGAAGCTGGTGCTGGCTAACGATCGCACGGAAATGAATCCTGCGATTGTGGCTCAGATGCAGGCGGAAATTCTAGAACTGGTCTCTCGCTATGTAGAAGTGGACACAGAGCGCCTGGAGTTTTCTCTGGAAAATCGGCAACGGGCGACCACAATCATTGCCAACCTGCCAATTCGGCGAATTAAACCGGAACCAGAACCCCAAAATGAAGTAGAGCTAGACCCTCTGAATGCGATCCAACTGGATTTGAGATTGACCGAAGCAGAGTTAGATGGGGAACCTCTTAATCTCCAATTCAGCGAAAACTCACCTGAAGGCTCTATTTCTGAGGAAATAGAACAATAA